In the genome of Arachis hypogaea cultivar Tifrunner chromosome 9, arahy.Tifrunner.gnm2.J5K5, whole genome shotgun sequence, the window GAAACTATCTGCTGCAGCTCATCATTAAGATACAAAGCTTCAAAAAGTGTGTCTTCATCATCTGTGGTGCTTTTCGCAATTTCCTTCATGATAGAGAGTGAGTGTTTGCACTTGTCCAGCAAACTTAGAGTGAAATCTTTCTGCGAAGGAACGATAAAATTGTAAATTCTATCAAGAAAATGTTATCCCACAAACTGGATTACATGGGGGGAAACATATCATTTTCTATCTATAACCTATCTCCATTTGATCCATGCCCTTGCATTTAAAAGCAAGTAACTGAATCAGAATTTCGATCTTCACAAATATATAGAACATACAAAATCTCCATGATGTAGTGAACAAAACACTAATTTATTATACTAGATAGGAATTAGACCTTCAAAGTTTTGGGCTCTGCCTCAGAATTTATTATGCTAGATAGAAATTCAAGACTGTTTCGTGCAACTACAAGAAGCTCTTTCTTCTCTTCAGCTGACATGTGTTGGAGACCGGAAGAAAAAGCTAAGTCATCCATAGAAACTAGTCCAGCTTCGGGAACAGGATAGCTTGAAGGAGGGTCTAATCCCTATTGTTGAAGATAAGACCCTAAATTGTGAGGAACACCGGGCGAACTTCCTCCTCCTACATCAAGTGGTTCAGCCCTTTCTTGCAAACTCTGCCATCAACCACAGAAAAATCATAACTCAGTTAAACCCTAAATTAAGAATGTAAAGCGCTCCAAAATTGAGCACTTTATCTTCCCATGGAAAATTCAATTTTGACATTCAATCATATATAACGATGCAAAACAAGGAAAGGAGGGGCAGCataggtgatggtggaagagggAGTCAGGGAGAAATATGTCCTGTTTTGAAACGACATCGTTTTAGGGCGAGAGGACTAATATGTCCTGTTTTAAAAAGCTACATGTTTTGGTGTGAGAGGACTAATATGTCCTGTTTTATAAAGTTACATGCCACGTGTACTCCCGTAACGGCCAGGTCAGCGCCACGGGAGCCACGTCAGCGTTTTCTGTTGAGCCCAACGGAGTCACTTTAACGGAGGGATAAATTTGTCCGTATTTTGAAAGGGTTAGGGACATAAATGTATTTTCCAATCCTCGAGGACAAAAATGTCCAcaaaaaaaaaggtcagtgaCGGATTTGtcctttattcttatttttatgaaaaaactgttaatttcaaatatttatgtattttatattttaattctaaatatttttaatatatattttatattatcaccAATAAACACATGTTAAtcttaaaatagtaataataagaaCACTGATGACAACTTCTGAAATTCAGAATTTGTTTTGCGAAAATTCCAAAACTTAAAttataattatcaaaattatttttgttttttcttttttattgccaatgaattataactcaaatggcatagtaaAATTCTATCTATACTCACTGAAGAAGTCGTGGGTTTGAGTCTccttatctttgataaaaaaattgttttttgttctttttatatagagtaaagtatcattttagtCCCAACATTTGGAGTAAATTCcaaaattgtccctaacgtttaaatcgtcctatttaagtccctataaatcgttctatttaagtctctaGCTTTTCAAATTTGGCTTAATCTTATTCTGCCCTTAGAGATCTGTTAAcaaaattgacggcgggacaaaattgagacgattttgaaacgttaagaacttaaataggacgaaaatattggggacaaaaccgatacataaaaataaattttaattttatccttcaataatattaattttttacggtatgtagttatttaattattttttaaccacatctaaataaattaaagttaatcacattacttttattctaaataaatttatttttttataattttactcttaaatatttttactcatcatcaaatgtttgtagaatgactagtatataaacttgagaaaatgaaaaaaataatacatatacaataaattataaattatatcttttatctcTAATGTATCGAAATTCTTTAATGTTTAAGAGTAAAAaactttaaaagtaaaattagaaaaaaataaatttatttagaatgaaagtaacgtGATTAAgcgtaatttacttagatgtaattaaaaaataattgaataactatgtaccataaaaaattgatattattgaaggataaaattaaaatttatttctatgtatcgtttttgtctccaacgttttcgtcctatttatgttcctaatgtttcaaaatcgtTCCAATTTTATTCCGCCGTCAATTCTATTAACAGATCTCTAATAGCAGTacaacattgagccaattttaaaacgttagagacttaaataaaaaaatttaaacattaagaATAACTTTGAGATTTATCCCAAATAGTggaaacaaaaatgatattttactcTTCTATATATGTAAATGCTATAGCTAAcaaattgttttaaaataatcTAACTTTTGTAGAGTGTAACAAAAAACAATTCATGTGATGAAGTTACTAACATTTAATAGAGGTCAAGTAGAAAAAACATAATAATgttacaaaattatattttaaaattaccaAAATTTCTGCTTTTTCCTTTCAGAAACAACTTCAATTTTACTTTTAGGGATACTTTAGCTAGTTTCATATACTATGCTGAAcgttaatttctttttaaaaaaataataataaaatcatttttttgAGTCAGAATTCTCTACAATGgtcaatttttattgttttttagatagAATTGAGTTCAATTCAATGTTTATAAACACTTATTCAAATGGAATAATtaaccaaaaatttttaaaaataatttcaaaacttGAACTGGCTCACAAAATTactcaaaattttttgaaatttattatcaaaatatcaccatttaaaaactaatttccCAAATATCACTTTTTTGCTTAGATGATAACTTGACTTGTTGTTTCATTTTTAATTATGATTGAAGGACAACATAtgaataattagttttaaaagaatgatattttagtattaaatttcGAACAAATGACGCATTTATTAAAAAAAGCTAATAATAAACTCGTGAtatttggaaaaataaataaatccctTCACTCAACCAGACAACCACAAGTCTGGGATTATCACAAGTTCACAACCCTTATTtagttttcttaaaaaataaattgaactgGCTCACTCGACTTACCTCTAATCTTAATCATTTCCTTAGAATCTGTGACTTGATGCTTAACGGTGAGTGTTTGGCAAAAAAAATAACAGAGTCTCGTTATACATCCAAGTTCATCCAAGTTATTTAGTTTATACCACAgaatttcatctttttctttcttcttctcctcctcctccagctattttttcttctcctttccctttttttttcatctttttttcgttatcatcatcatcatcaccaccaccaccataccagacatccatctccttctcctctttcttttcctcctcttcctctttcttttttatttgaatttctttgatctcctcttttcttttcttctttctcctccatcatcattatcgtcatcaacaacaacaccaacatttCATTAACATCTTTATTCATTCTGATTCTCTGTGGTGAtcaaatgaaccaaaaatattatcaaaatgaaACCATTATATAATACTAAATAAACCGAAAAtgatccattatataaattcgaattcaaaAACACCTGTTCCTCGAATAAactgaaaatattatcaaaacgaaactattgtataataccaaataaACCGAAAATTGttcattatataaattcgaattcagTGTCAAATGAACTAAAAATTAGCTTAAAACGAAACCAgtgtataataccaaatgaactgaaaattgtccattatataaattcgaattcgATGATAACAATAACTATACATATTAGAAGAAGACAATGacactaacaataataattatgatgatgatgatggaggagatggatgaaaAGGAAGGAAGGGACGAAATTCcaacaagaggaggaagaagaggaagtgggGTTATTGGAGACGACagtaacaaaattgaaaaattgaaaaatagaagaaggggggagggggagggggagaaaACAGGAAAAAGAAACGCATATAAAATTGCTTGGCCGTGGAGAATTattcaaaatgaaataaaataattgcAGCACTCCAAAAACAAAGAATATATATGCTTTCATTGAATCATGTATGCATCTTGAATACAAATGATAATAATGAGTTAATGACTGGAACAATacgaacaacaataataataattgacaACATGCACTGTCCTGGACTAAGTCATATATGAAGAGCTACACAACTAAATTACATTGCatgtatatattaatatatgtattactgCAAGAACCCCAGGGGGTTTTCCTTTTGGCAAAACAGCAGCTAAAATCTTATTTCCATCACCAAAAAAAATGAGCTAAATGTGAACAAACCAAAAATTGTATTGGAAATAAAATTAATTGGCAACTGAAACAAAACCCAGTTAAGCTAATGGGGTAGATTTGCGCTTTCAGTCATCGTCTGCATTCGGGCTTTGGGGAGTACCAGCAAGCCAGCCCCACATGCCACCTGAGCCCTGCCTCTGCTTTGCGCTCAAGGCGGCCTGCTCTGATACTGCTTTTTGCCGCTGGAGGAGTTCAAGTTCTTTCTGTAATGTACCAATTGTTTGGAGCTTCTGTCCTAATTCAGCTACCTCAACCTGTGATCCCAATATCTCTATTCAGTTAGAAAATTCATATACTTTCATCCATTACGAAAAGGAGACAAACACAAATTTTGAATCAGGGAAAGCGACATAAAGATGACAATAACAGAGGGATCATCCTATAATGATTTTCATATAAACATGGTTCACCAAGTCACCTATGAGCCAACCTCATCATAAGGTACCACGAGCAATAGAAGTTATATGACCACACACTTCTAGCAAAGAACGGAAAATTCCTATCTGGTTTCTGTTTTCATTTCCTATGTTTATTTTCAGGATTTTGAAATGGAAAAAgagtgaaaataattaaaaacagaaaacggGATTGAACTGTTTTAAATTGTTGTCTCAAAATATCCTAAAAgctaaaaacattaaaaatgaaaacaaaatagaaagagAAATCACAAGTCCTTAGAAATACAAATCAGAAAACATGATTATACTGTTTTTAATTGTTGTCTTCACAAGTCCTCATTGATCACATGAAAGGTTTTTCTTGAGTTGCAACTCTATGAAAAACTTAGTACACTGGTTATCGTTGGTGTTTACTGAATAACTTACCTACAAGTAGCTACATTTTGCACAATACAATAAATGCATCATAACGGGAATAATGATCACTTCACTCCAATGATTGTAACCAATGGTTCATCCCAGAAAGCAATTACTTAACGGCTGGTGACTTTTTAAGAGAGAGACTAACTATAATATCAAAAACCACTCTCACCTGCAAATCTAGCCGGAAAATGGGGAAAGTGGACCATTCTTGTTTTTCATTTAGGCAACAGAGATTTCACCATGGATTGTTCTTTAAACACACATCATATTTTAAATTCTACCCACTGTATAAATAGATTTGGGTATACATTTCTTGCTGTCACTTTCACTGTCATAGCAAATGTTCAAAAGCACTTCCTCATAATGTCCCAGGGAGGCTTTCATAAGCATTAATGCATAACTCTAATTTATTTGTTTTCGGATTTATTTAATTAGAAGGAGAATATATACAAAAGGGTGAGAAATCCTCACCTTAACTGCTCTACTTTGAAACATTAGATAAAAAAGATGATTTTCAGAAGCAGTACTGCATACCTCTAATTTGAAACACCTTGACTGCTCAGAAGCAAGCTGACCGCGTACTGATTGGAGCTCCTGCATTATCAGTGCAAGAGAAGTGAGGAAACTTGATGGCATTATAAAAGAATAAATGACATTCAAATTTGGTTTATAGATCATTcagtttttatttattaatatattttgatcAACACTGTTTTTTCACATATTCTCCCTTCCAAAAGGAATAGAAAAGGGGAAATAAGAAACTAAGAAGGAAGTACAGGACACTTTCTGTTAGGGACTTTGCCAAAAGTCTTATATCGTATAATATGGGTATTAGATGCTGTTTTTAAAGTTTGAATGGTTCTTCCCCCTAAATAATTGGCTTTTAAGGTGTGATCTCCACTTTCTTTAGGTGCTTAACACTTTCCAAATTAATAAGTCCTTTTCAGGACTACATCAAATAAGGGAGTTGCCACAGCATGGTGAAATTATCTGATTAAACCAATAATCCACCTCATAGTAGCTTGCCACAATGATTAACTAAAGGAACTTCAACAATTAAGTAGTCAGTTACCTTGGAAAGGTCAGAATTGCGAGCTTCGGCATCTGCCAACTCCTGCTGTAGTTTAAGGGTATGTAACTTCTCATTGCTGAGTGTTGTTTCCAATTCATCTTTCTCAGCCTTCAGGACTGTTAGAAGATCCCCTTTCGGTTTCTGTACACCCAAAATATCAAAACAGTTATTAGCAGGAATTGAAATGAAATGCATCAATTGAGGAGATCATCTATGTATAGAAGTTGAATGGTCCAAGCAATGTTTAAGAAGTGAAAGTTATCTAAGCTTCCaaatgatttttaattattatatttgctTCAGTCCTAACATTAACAATAAGTGAATGTTACTGACTGGTCCAATGAAATGGACTGTACATGTTGATCTATGATGATCAAAGTGACAAAGGACAAGCTTTGCAGTAATACATACTGTaaaatcaccattgtcaatgacaAGTTCCTTAATTTTCCCTTCATTGCCTGCTTCAAATTCGGACTCCACATCTCGGGTAGCATTTGTAGCATTGTGCACTGCAGAAACACTATCTGGTATGGAATTTTCAACTAGTTTTGACTGCAAAGTTGATTTGTGGCTTGGTTTAAGAACATAGACCTGAAGGCATAAAACTACATCAGGGGAGGCAGAATGATAAAACAAAAGCAGAAAGTAAAACAGAAAAGACCTAAAATTTTGGAATAGAAATCAATCTACCTCATTGTGGTAACGGCCACTGTATCCTCCAAATGATACAAGTACATCTTCACCATCATATGAACTTACAACCAAACTCAAGCCCTGTGCAGCAAAACATTTTAATTATCCTAagcagatggaagtaaataattggTGAATGGTCTAGGTATATATTGGCTGAAGACAACACCAACTAAACAAAGAACAATGGTTAGAAACTATACCACAGCACATGCAACCTGGTAAACATTTATAACTAAAGAATGAATTTCAAAAATGGAAAACTTGATAACAGTATTTGCCACCATAGAACAATATCCACTTCAAATGGTTATTTTTCCTCAGTGGTTAAAAGTTTTGACAGAGTTCATTGTTTGGAATATTCCCACAATGAATGGTCCCCAAGTCACTACAGAAAAGTACCTCACTAGCAACAGGAATACGCTCTTGAACAGAAGTTACCACTGACCAAGTCAGCGTAGACATATTCAACACAACAGTCTCTGAGACCCCTGCAGAATAGCATGGAAGAGAACTTGAAATAAGTTATATATAGCAACAATAAGATCCTCAATAAATTCACAACACGTGCACACAGACGCACACACACAAATGTGCCGCACACACGCAcgcgcacacacacacatatatatagtcAGTATTCTAACGAACATTATAGATATAGAACATTCAAGATACATATACTTTTCTATAGTATATCATTATAGATACATATATCAGAAGTTACCCCAACAAAAATGCTTTTCCTTGTAAACTTTATTTCATGATGAACAGCATGCATAAAGATGCGTCAAATATAAACATTCTTTGCATACTACAAGAGTTCAAAAAATATTTGTTCACAAATAAGCAATGTTCATACAAGAAAAAATCATTCCACCCAAGATGAAACATTTTTAAGTGACAAGGTTGCAAAGTGGTATACCACTCTTATTGTCACCCCCACCGACAATGAACCAATTCTCGCCAACTGTCGCACCAGCATGTCCCGCACGTGGTGTTGGTTTTTCACCCAGTTGAGTTGGTCTAGACCATTCCATCTGCAAAGTTCAGAGGATTAGATAAGATCATTCTTTTATAGTCCACAGCCACAGAAGAGGTAAATTTTCTTACAGTCTGCAAATCAAGAACATGCAAATCATTATAGCAAGTTGCATGTGAGCCCCCACCAAAGATAAGCAAGTATCGCTCAGCATGCACAGCAGCAGCATGATCAGACCTCGGAGAAGGAGGCAAACCACTGCATATTGAGACTTAATTAACATTTACATTCATTTCTATTCATAAACAGAATAGGAAAAACCAGGGAAATTCATATTCACTACCGACAAAAGCGAGTAACTATATCATGCATCAAAGCCAAATTTTGGTATAAGCAATGACTTAAAAACACAGCAAAACATCAATTCGTGATAtgacttttaaatttttagattacACCCCAAGACAACTAGCATTGCATCCCCCCAACCCCCTCTTCTGTGTGCACATGGAGGTgcaaacaacagaagaaaaagaGATGCCAAAATAAGTAACCAGTTAAAGAGAAAGCATTGGTTCAGGAAACTTCTTACGCAGCTTCAATTTCATCCCATGTCAAGGTTTCCAAGTCAAGAATATGCAGATCATTCAAGAGAGTTCTCTTAGCATCTTGTCCACCAAATATCACCAAGGTTTTTCCAACTGAAGTAACTGATTGGCCTCCACGTGATACctagaaaacacacaagaaaggGAACTTTAAAGTCCATTACCATAATTACttgacataaaaaataataataaacataataagATCAACACTTTATTACATATCCAGAAGCAACTAAATTttgcaaaattattaaaaactacGGGTGTATGTATATTTGTCCCCATTAAAATATTATGTTTGCCTccacactaaaataaaaattatcctaTTGAGTTTTAAGTGAACAAAAACATTGTCTTATTTAATTTAACTATAAACAATGATAGATATCTTataaatttggtttaaaattaaagttagaaAAGAATATACCGCAACATCTCAATACAAaagtcaaataataataaaataaatgttgtttgtcataatattttattattcttgtatattatttttatttttctgcccacTACGTATATTTTCTGGGTCCCATTCCCATCACTGTGACTCTTGCCAGGCAGCTATTGGAAAGCAATCACGACAAATCACATTTTAAAATAAAGTTCAGAAGTTCCAAGACTTTTGGGTTAATAagcataaaaggaaaaataatggataCATACCGGGGGTTTCCCATAAGTCTTTAGAGTTGACCAAGTTGCCGTTTGCAGATCAAACACTTTCactgttatataataatatccatTAATATTTAGTAGTAAGAACACTTAATTGTTATTATCACAATAAAAAGAAATCCAGGGGTATAATAAAAGCCACAGAGAAGCAGGGAAAACCATATTCACAAGCATAAGTAAAATAGATGAATAAAACATCCCAAAGGAATGGAAAAACAGGTAATAACAATTTTCACGTATTCGCTTCACCTATGTATATTCACAACTTTAATCACTGCCAACAGTCTTGATTTCTCTTCACCTTAATAATTGTTGAATGAAATAATAGTATCAGGCTATTGGAGTTTCCTTCCATTAATCATTAAAGTGAAATGTAAACCATCAAATTTTGTCcaaacaaaattttcaaatttcaagtaTCCCAGTTTTACATGTTTTATCTTTTAGACAGATGAAGGGGAGCCTTGGAGCAACGGTTGAGTTGTCTCCATATGACCTTGAGGTCACATATTCAAGCCAAGGAATCATCCCCAAATGTATTTATCAAATTAGGCTGGCTACATGACACCCTTTGGGTGTGCCTTTCCTGGACCAGCTTAATGCTGGATGCTTGTGCACTAGGCTGCCCCTTTTTTAGTTTTGGATAGATGTGATGCCAGCCATTAGTGATTTAATGGAAAGAATTGACATAAGCACATAATTTTGTACTTTTATCTGCTTAGGGTTTGTTTTGCTATTTGAGGTTTCTTTGAGAAGATGCCTTCTcttctaataataattttttttctaaacccCACCCCACCCACCAtggcaaaataaaagaaagtgagaGATATAGCTGTATACCTTGGATACTTTCAGAAGGATCTTTTGTATGCCCACCAATTGACAGAAGCTTAGAATCCCATGGAATCTATTGTGACAATGTTTTCATCATCATAATCCAAAATATTCTAGAATTAGTTCTAGCAAATAATAAAAACTCATTGAATATAGCAGATAAGATTATGCAGAGTTTTTCAAATGagaaaaaactttttttaaatacaaacCAGTGAATGACCAGCACAAGGGCTTAACATTGGTGTAGATGACGAGTTTGTAGACTCAACTTCTGCCTTAGCCTCAACCCTAGACCAAGTCCAACTTCTCAAATCTAGAACCTGTATTTGTTTCCAGGTAACTGAGTAAATAGTACACAACTTGCAAATGTTGCGATTTCAATAAACATCACATGACACAATATTAGATATAAAAATACATAGCTTCATGCAACAAAGATACCAAACATATGCTTACATGAAGATCGTTAAGGTAACGACCATTGTGATTTCCACCATATATATACAATTTGTCTTGCACAACTGCTGCCCCATGCTGAACATACAACAACACAGTAGctcaggaaaaaataaaaaatacaagttTTAGAGCATAAACTTGTAAAGCTAGtgaagaagaaaaatatattttttttaataatattttgcaTGAGCCAATACCTCATATCTGGCCCTTGGACGTTGGCCAGATACTGGAGGTGCAATCCATTGATCATAGACTTCAACTGAACTAAAGCCTTCAACAACAACATCTTTATCCTGGGTTCCAACTTGACTCCCATTATCAGTTGGAATAGTCTTTGTCTCCGGATAAGAGTTCCCATTCTCAACTACTGGTCCAACTTTGGAATTGTGCTGTAAAACCAACAATATATGACGACGGGGAAATTACAATTTTGACAGTAGCAGAAGTGCAGAAAAATATTATCTTCTCATTATATTCTCTTGATATAATTTTAAGAAGACAAATCTCTTAAATTAATTGAAATATAAAGATCCTAAATGGAAACACCACTAAACCATAGCATGACTCAAAAGAATATGTAAACTATCTGTCAGTTGCAAGGAACTGCATGCATGCAGCATACCTAAATAGACAGACAAATATAACAAGCAAAGCTCCTATACAGAAATTTGCAGAGAGTATAGatgaaacatatatatatatatagccttaAGAATTACCCACATTCATTTGAACATCTATAACAGGCTCAGCCTCTACAAAGGAGTTAGATGCCCTCGAGTACCAACCAGGATCTTCTTCCTACACGACAAAAGGATTTTTTAAGGGTGAAAGTAGTCagcaaacattcaaaatcataccAAGTAAGAATGGTGAAATAAACAAATTTGCATGGCACCTCCAATATTTTCACAAACAGTCGCATGGCTTCTGTAGAAGACATGTTTCCGAGCTGGTTCCAGCTGCATCGTCAACCAACAACAACCTTTTAATGATATCCACGACAATGATGTGCAACGACTAATTCATATTACAAGAATAACAATAattggaaaattaaaaaaaaaaaaaagataaaaccaGCAGCATGGAGTGAATGATAATTACACATGAACACATCATATAGGAAATGGATTATGGATCAGATATCAGAGTGACTATATAGAAACTGCATAGATCGAAAGGCGGCAGGAATGATGAAAGCACAGAAACCAACCTTGCCCATTTGCTATGCTCCACAATCTTCCACGAACTCGGTTCCGGGATATTACAAGGTCCTATAGTAGCCTAcaataacaaacaaacaaacaaaccacACACTCAGCAAGAAAGATTAAACGAACTCCTCAAACAGCAAACCCTACTTCAATCCCCAAATTGCTAACGAAGCCAGAACTAATAAGATAAATCACAGGCAAATCAACAACTCATTCTCTCTTTGGCGCTGACACGTGTTGATCCGTGCGCATTGGATCAGAAGCAATGGTGACGTAAATGCAGCGAATTAGATTAATTGGCGAGAATATTTGGTTATGAAAACAATAGATCTGGAAGAAGGGAAC includes:
- the LOC112710818 gene encoding acyl-CoA-binding domain-containing protein 4 translates to MAMARASSGLQYPERFFAAASYVGLDGSNSPTKALTAKFAKSTALLLYTLYQQATIGPCNIPEPSSWKIVEHSKWASWNQLGNMSSTEAMRLFVKILEEEDPGWYSRASNSFVEAEPVIDVQMNHNSKVGPVVENGNSYPETKTIPTDNGSQVGTQDKDVVVEGFSSVEVYDQWIAPPVSGQRPRARYEHGAAVVQDKLYIYGGNHNGRYLNDLHVLDLRSWTWSRVEAKAEVESTNSSSTPMLSPCAGHSLIPWDSKLLSIGGHTKDPSESIQVKVFDLQTATWSTLKTYGKPPVSRGGQSVTSVGKTLVIFGGQDAKRTLLNDLHILDLETLTWDEIEAAGLPPSPRSDHAAAVHAERYLLIFGGGSHATCYNDLHVLDLQTMEWSRPTQLGEKPTPRAGHAGATVGENWFIVGGGDNKSGVSETVVLNMSTLTWSVVTSVQERIPVASEGLSLVVSSYDGEDVLVSFGGYSGRYHNEVYVLKPSHKSTLQSKLVENSIPDSVSAVHNATNATRDVESEFEAGNEGKIKELVIDNGDFTKPKGDLLTVLKAEKDELETTLSNEKLHTLKLQQELADAEARNSDLSKELQSVRGQLASEQSRCFKLEVEVAELGQKLQTIGTLQKELELLQRQKAVSEQAALSAKQRQGSGGMWGWLAGTPQSPNADDD